A single region of the Oncorhynchus keta strain PuntledgeMale-10-30-2019 chromosome 4, Oket_V2, whole genome shotgun sequence genome encodes:
- the LOC127916152 gene encoding uncharacterized protein LOC127916152, translated as MEKASIFKQNYCVAMEKASIFKQNYCIAMEKASIFKQNYCVAMEKASIFKQNYCIAMEKASIFKQNYCVAMEKASIFKQNYCVAMEKASIFKQNYCVAMEKASIFKQNYCVAMEKASIFKQNYCIAMEKASIFKQNYCVAMEKASIFKQNYCIAMEKASIFKQNYCVAMEKASIFKQNYCIAMEKASIFKQNYCVAMEKASIFKQNYCIAMEKASIFKQNYCVAMEKASIFKQNYCVAMEKASIFKQNYCIALEKVSNFKQNYCVAMEKASIFKQNYCVAMETSAPGTRRECGGGAEIHTTTGYTSQPET; from the coding sequence ATGGAGAAGGCGTCCATCTTTAAACAGAACTACTGCGTTGCCATGGAGAAGGCGTCCATCTTTAAACAGAACTACTGCATTGCCATGGAGAAGGCGTCCATCTTTAAACAGAACTACTGCGTTGCCATGGAGAAGGCGTCCATCTTTAAACAGAACTACTGCATTGCCATGGAGAAGGCGTCCATCTTTAAACAGAACTACTGCGTTGCCATGGAGAAGGCGTCCATCTTTAAACAGAACTACTGCGTTGCCATGGAGAAGGCGTCCATCTTTAAACAGAACTACTGCGTTGCCATGGAGAAGGCGTCCATCTTTAAACAGAACTACTGCGTTGCCATGGAGAAGGCGTCCATCTTTAAACAGAACTACTGCATTGCCATGGAGAAGGCGTCCATCTTTAAACAGAACTACTGCGTTGCCATGGAGAAGGCGTCCATCTTTAAACAGAACTACTGCATTGCCATGGAGAAGGCGTCCATCTTTAAACAGAACTACTGCGTTGCCATGGAGAAGGCGTCCATCTTTAAACAGAACTACTGCATTGCCATGGAGAAGGCGTCCATCTTTAAACAGAACTACTGCGTTGCCATGGAGAAGGCGTCCATCTTTAAACAGAACTACTGCATTGCCATGGAGAAGGCGTCCATCTTTAAACAGAACTACTGCGTTGCCATGGAGAAGGCGTCCATCTTTAAACAGAACTACTGCGTTGCCATGGAGAAGGCGTCCATCTTTAAACAGAACTACTGCATTGCCTTGGAGAAGGTGTCCAACTTTAAACAGAACTACTGCGTTGCCATGGAGAAGGCGTCCATCTTTAAACAGAACTACTGCGTTGCCATGGAGACATCGGCTCCAGGGACACGAAGAGAGTGTGGTGGAGGAGCtgagatacacacaacaacaggttACACATCTCAGCCTGAAACATGA